The proteins below are encoded in one region of Helicoverpa zea isolate HzStark_Cry1AcR chromosome 21, ilHelZeax1.1, whole genome shotgun sequence:
- the LOC124640948 gene encoding protein masquerade codes for RHSDTMTVARIVFLLALAAPPSSRAQESFASSLLSGLLDTLDTQVEAKNCPGTCMHTLAALLCTEVLDEVECPQPTMKCCAAETSNETLVTTQRPRPTRHTTVSYDDYEDATTEAPQDKYKNSGNIACPGVCVESRLSQYCEAYLNSPDLCVKGRLCCVSKDNYGDRPPPDLVVPNEKKYSTKRPTTALTTTPPPKPRPGRKCRGDCISGLFSLLCDNVDDDAVCPGEGVCCITENKAVETTTRRPTTTTPPPLPRCPGHCMHTIMRAFCNPPAVILHRTDCNADGWVCCDNTRVPPRTTRRPTTTTTTTTTTPAPADPRPDCPGSCIVSLLSFTCFRNAEMTDVFKCKKAGTQCCAPKSKVLEVVGGRPANESAPLPLPQPTTNYQHYTTVLAHTHTTPMGESQNNVLLSQIESPYEPSYGTTLSSTEKYNKYVCGVKGTTSRSARRAGRVMGGEDGERGEWCWQVALINSLNQYLCGAALIGTQWVLTAAHCVTNIVRSGDAIYVRVGDHDLTRKYGSPGAQTLRVATTYIHHNHNSQTLDNDIALLKLHGKAELKEGVCLVCLPARGVSHAAGKRCTVTGYGYMGETGPIPLRVREAELPIVSDAECIRKVNAVTEKIFILPASSFCAGGEPGNDACQGDGGGPLVCQDDGFYELVGLVSWGFGCGRQDVPGVYVKVSSFIGWINQIISVNNL; via the exons GTCTGCTAGACACCCTGGACACGCAGGTGGAGGCGAAGAACTGCCCGGGCACCTGCATGCACACGCTGGCGGCTCTGCTGTGCACAGAGGTGCTGGACGAGGTGGAGTGCCCGCAGCCCACCATGAAGTGCTGTGCCGCTGAGACTAGCA ATGAGACATTGGTGACGACCCAGCGTCCCCGACCGACGCGACACACGACAGTCTCCTACGATGACTACGAGGACGCCACCACGGAGGCGCCGCAAgacaaatacaaaaacagtG GTAACATCGCATGTCCGGGCGTTTGCGTAGAATCCCGTCTCTCTCAATACTGCGAGGCGTACCTCAACTCCCCGGACCTGTGCGTCAAGGGGCGGCTGTGCTGCGTCTCCAAGGACAACTATGGAGACAGACCTCCCCCGGACCTCGTGGTGCCGAATGAGAAGAAGTATTCTACTAAACGGCCGACTACTGCG CTAACAACAACGCCACCTCCAAAGCCCCGGCCAGGCCGCAAGTGCCGCGGCGACTGCATCTCAGGGCTGTTCTCTCTGCTTTGCGACAACGTGGACGATGATGCCGTGTGTCCTGGCGAGGGTGTGTGCTGCATCACCGAGAATAAGGCTGTAGAGACTACTACTAGGAGGCCTACTACTACTACACCT CCCCCCCTGCCGCGCTGCCCAGGGCACTGCATGCACACCATCATGCGCGCGTTCTGCAACCCTCCTGCCGTGATCCTGCACAGAACTGACTGCAACGCTGACGGATGGGTGTGCTGTGATAATACCAG AGTGCCTCCTCGCACAACGAGACGTCCCACCACCACGACGACGACGACAACCACGACCCCCGCCCCCGCGGACCCGCGCCCTGACTGCCCTGGATCCTGCATCGTCTCGCTGCTCTCCTTCACCTGCTTCC GGAACGCAGAGATGACAGACGTTTTCAAGTGCAAGAAGGCAGGCACGCAATGCTGCGCTCCTAAGTCCAAGGTTCTAGAAGTGGTGGGGGGCCGGCCAGCCAATGAGAGCGCGCCGCTGCCGCTGCCGCAGCCAACCACGAACTACCAACACTACACCACTGTGCTCGCGCATACTCACACCACGCCAATGGGTGAATCTCAAAATAACGTTCTATTAAGTCAAATTgaat CACCGTACGAGCCGAGCTACGGTACAACGCTATCGTCGactgaaaaatacaataaatacgtGTGTGGCGTTAAAG GCACGACATCCCGTTCAGCTCGTCGCGCAGGCCGCGTGATGGGCGGTGAGGACGGCGAGCGCGGCGAGTGGTGCTGGCAGGTGGCGCTCATCAACTCGCTCAACCAGTACCTCTGCGGCGCCGCGCTGATTGGTACTCAGTGGGTGCTTACTGCTGCGCATTGTGTTACCAA CATCGTCCGCTCAGGAGACGCGATCTACGTGCGAGTCGGAGACCACGACTTGACGCGCAAGTACGGCTCGCCCGGCGCGCAGACGCTTCGAGTGGCGACGACGTATATACACCATAACCACAACAGCCAGACGCTGGACAACGATATCGCGCTGCTGAAGCTGCATGGAAAGGCTGAGCTTAAGGAAG gaGTATGTCTGGTGTGCCTGCCGGCGCGGGGAGTGAGTCACGCGGCTGGCAAGCGATGTACCGTCACCGGCTATGGATACATGGGGGAAA CGGGTCCAATCCCTCTACGAGTGCGTGAAGCAGAGCTGCCGATAGTAAGCGACGCGGAGTGCATCCGCAAGGTGAACGCGGTCACCGAAAAGATCTTCATCCTGCCTGCTAGTTCCTTCTGTGCAGGAGGGGAGCCGGGCAATGATGCTTGTCAG GGTGATGGCGGAGGACCTCTAGTATGTCAAGACGACGGCTTCTACGAGCTGGTGGGCCTGGTCTCATGGGGCTTCGGCTGCGGCCGGCAGGACGTGCCAGGAGTCTACGTGAAGGTATCTTCCTTCATCGGCTGGATCAACCAAATCATCTCCGTCAACAACCTATAG